A portion of the Thalassotalea sp. LPB0316 genome contains these proteins:
- a CDS encoding flagellin translates to MALYVNTNVSSINAQRQLQNSGNALDTSFQRLSSGLRINSAKDDAAGLQISDRLTSQINGLNQGIRNANDGISLAQTAEGAMDEVTSMFQRVRTLAQQAANGSNTDEDRVALQEEIRSLMEEVNRVASDTTFGGQNLLDGSYEADFQVGADALQSIGFSMKSVGGIEPSDQTNSMSDNGGFTLSGIAGLVETATGNAMTDVLGTDGISALSALNSDIEQTDMTFSAIFTASGISVSSQDNAQLVMAGMDSLIAVVDKKRAELGAVQNRFQSTIRNQSNIAENLSAAKSRIKDTDFAAETAALTRNQILQQASSSILSQANQRPQLALSLLG, encoded by the coding sequence ATGGCTTTATATGTAAACACTAACGTGAGCTCTATCAATGCTCAGCGTCAATTACAAAACTCTGGTAATGCACTAGATACTTCATTCCAACGTTTATCATCTGGTCTTCGCATCAACAGTGCGAAAGATGATGCGGCTGGTTTACAAATCTCTGACCGTTTAACAAGCCAAATCAACGGTTTAAACCAAGGTATTCGTAACGCGAACGACGGTATTTCACTAGCGCAAACTGCTGAAGGTGCGATGGATGAAGTTACTTCAATGTTCCAACGTGTTCGTACATTGGCACAACAAGCGGCGAACGGTTCAAACACTGATGAAGACCGTGTAGCACTGCAAGAAGAAATTCGTTCATTAATGGAAGAAGTAAACCGCGTTGCTTCTGATACAACTTTCGGTGGTCAAAACCTATTAGACGGTTCATATGAAGCGGACTTCCAAGTAGGTGCTGACGCATTGCAATCAATCGGCTTTAGTATGAAATCTGTTGGTGGTATTGAGCCTTCAGATCAAACTAACAGCATGAGTGACAACGGTGGTTTCACACTTTCTGGTATCGCAGGCTTGGTAGAAACAGCGACCGGTAATGCAATGACTGATGTTTTAGGTACTGATGGCATTTCAGCGTTATCAGCACTTAACAGTGACATCGAGCAAACTGATATGACATTCTCGGCGATCTTTACTGCTTCTGGTATTAGTGTATCGTCGCAAGACAATGCACAGCTAGTCATGGCTGGTATGGACTCATTAATTGCTGTTGTTGATAAGAAGCGTGCTGAGCTTGGTGCGGTGCAAAACCGATTCCAATCAACGATTCGTAACCAATCGAATATTGCTGAAAACTTATCAGCTGCGAAATCACGTATTAAAGATACAGACTTTGCTGCAGAAACGGCTGCGTTAACGCGTAACCAAATCTTACAGCAAGCGAGCTCAAGTATCTTATCGCAAGCAAACCAACGCCCTCAGTTAGCACTAAGTTTATTAGGTTAA